A stretch of DNA from Triticum dicoccoides isolate Atlit2015 ecotype Zavitan chromosome 2A, WEW_v2.0, whole genome shotgun sequence:
TTCATTGCCCAGTCAAAACCAAAAAAAAATGTAACTATGCATCAATGGGTAGTCAAAACTACTACCAATGTAACCGTTACGTGATGCTATAGTAAGAATCATCCAAGTTCAACATACTCAAGGGAGGCTGGTTACACCCCATTTACGGGGAGTGGAGTTATATGTATGCCGGTTTAGAAATGTGAACTCCCACCTACCTGCCTGAATGGAGAGATGAAGATGATGTACATTCAAAATGTACACTCCTACCTAACTGCCTGCAAAGGTGAAAAAAAATAGTATACTCCCGCCTACATGTGTGTAAAGACGAAGATACTACACTCAATGTCACGATATTGGGGAAGTTACCTTCTCATCCGCCGTTACCCCACGTTGCGAGAAAAATTCAATAACTATCTATCGACCCGCATCCTCGCACACTCCGCCCACTAAAATTCAAGAGAAGCCATAGTTTTTCTAAACAACAACATAAAATGACAATCAAGCTGCAAAATACTAATCCCTTTGATCCAAAATAAGTGCCGACGGTATAGTTTTAATTTTGTTAACACCTACGTAAACGTATATACCGGGTTCATTGGTTTGGTGGGACCAGCACCGACGTAACCACCACGTATCGACGGGCAGTAAAAACCGCAACCCACGTCCACCGTCACGTCTCTCTAttttcaagtcaaactttgttaaccTTGACTAAATTTAAACATATACACTACTACTCTCTAGATGGTAGGAGTATATAAGAATCATCACAAAATTGAGAGAAAGAGGAAAGAAACGCAAAGCAAAATTGGAGAgaagagaagaggaaagagagaaaaGGCTAGGACGGTGTCCGTCCCctacccccctccctttatatttgTCTCGAGTTTGTTTGTACCCCGCAGTCCGCCTCCAACCCAACGCAGTCCACACGCGACGCGCAGCCAGCCAAGGCCGCCCGCgcatcgccccctccccctccccctccaaccCTAACCTGCGCGGCCGTAGATCCCATCCAatcatcgcgccgccgccgccgccgcccgccccgccCGACCCCAGCCTCCCCCGCCGCCCCCCGGGCCGCGATCGCCGTCCTCCcgccgccggaggaggagggggaggctcgCCCGCGACGGGGGCCATGGAGGCCGACGGCGCCGCCCCGGCGGAGGCCAAGCCGCTCACGCCCGAGGAGGAGGCGCTCCGCCGCAACACCGACTGCGTCTACTTCCTCGCCTCGCCCCTCACCTGCAAGAAGGTATGTGCCGCCCGCCGATTGCTCCCCCGTTCCTCcctccccttcccttcccttcccttccttcCAAGCTAGCCCGCTTCGTGCGGCGCGGCGGTCTTGATTCACGCGATTGGAGCTCGTAATCTCGTCCGGGAATCGAGTCGCGGGTAGGGTATCCCATCTGGGCTAAGCACCGGAGAGAAAGATTTCGCGACCCAAGATCGCCCGGGTATCCACGATGTTCTTTGCCGATGTGTAGGACGTGAATTGCCATCTTTCTTGGTTTCCGATGCTAGGGCTTGGTCAAGTTATGTTCCTTTTGCTAGACGGGAATTGGGACGGCAGTCTTATACCTATACCTAATCCTAATCCTAATTGACGGTGAAGACAACCCATTTGAGGCATCATTAGGTTGAATGCGCCCCCAACAAATTGACTATTGCCTTGATTATACCCCTTTTAGTCGCGGGGACAGGGTGGCAACATGAATCACGACGTCTGTTTGCCCAAGATGTAGATTTTACCTGGCTCATGGGGAGGATTTCCTGATAGGAATATGTTATTGCCCAACAGGGTTATGCTTCCCCTGTCTGAAATTTTCGTTTGGTCCTGAAGACCTCAACATCTCTTTTGAAAAGAATATGTTACTCCAATAACAGATGTCCAGATTACAACAACAATAGTTCTGATGAACTTTGTTTTTGTATGTAAAGGGTGAATGCTTGCTCAATGTCAACCtgtaacaactactccctccgttccaaaatagatgactcaactttgtactaactttagtacaaagttgagtcatctattttggaacggagggagtatgtatttaGACGTGGGTACCTGCTTTTAGTCTTGTACCTTTGAAACATCCTGCAATTCAGGCATGCCTAATTGACTAGTGTCTTACTCCAGAAAGTAACACTTCTTCTTCTGTTATGCCTTTTTTTTTTGCTTCATTTAGTGCTTGTACGCGTAGGATCTTAATGTATTATGTCCACATAGGTCTTTTCTATCTTCAATTTGGAACACCCTATGTGGTGTAAATGCTGTAATGGGCTTATGTCTGCACCAGCTAATTATCCTTGGGGCGCTTAAGATTGACCTTGTTTCAAAATTTGTGTCTGATTCCTACTTTGCTATTAGATTTTACCTGTTAAATTTCTGTGCTTCAGTTTGTATAGTTTATATATTGTTAAGTCCATCTCTTTGTAGAACATTATTCAGATCATGCTACAGTATGCATTACAGACCATGATTTCTTACTGCCAGAGTTTGGTTATTAGTTACCAGTGAGAATCATTTTCGCTGACCTTGCTTTGTTCTTTCTTTCAGGGGAACCAATGTGATTTTCGTCACAGTGAGGGTGCCCGGATGAACCCTAGAGACTGTTACTACTGGTTAAATGGCAATTGCTTGAATCCAAAATGTTCATTTCGCCATCCGGTAATACTCCTTTCCTTTATTTTCCCTGCTGATTATTATTCACCATAAAACCTCTTGTAATATCTGTGAGCAACTGGCATCAATAATTATCATATTTATATTCTGTTAACAGTAACTAACAAGGCATGATTATACAAACCCCTGTAGTGATTCAAGTCATGGTCTTAATTCGTTTTGACATTTTATCAGTTTATCAGTTGAAATTGTTATCTGAAGTCTAATTCTGTTTTCTCTACTTTTGACCAGCCAATTGATGGTATGTTTGgtgcttcaactcctggaataccTGCAGTGTCTTCACACTATGCTGCTTATAACTCGGGCAAGCAGATGGTCCCATGCTATTACTTTCAGAAAGGGAACTGCATCAAAGGAGATAAATGCCCCTTTTCCCATGGACCGCAGCCCGCTGGCAATAATCCACTAGAACAGGTGGCGAAGGTTTCTTCCTTTCCTTTGGAGCAGCCTCAGACCCAAAAGAATGAATTTTTGGGTGTCAAGGAGTTTGCTCAGACAAATCATCTaattcagcaaggtggcccaataagtGACGACAGGTCCAAGTCAGTTAATAGGGCTGCAGGGAATTTTGCCAGGACAGCTGCAGCTGCTATACCAGCTGAACTAGCTTCCAGTGCAGTGAAATCTTTGCCCAAGTCAGGGAGCGTACAAAACAGCATGCCAGCAGTGAATAAAGGTTTCAGAACCTCTTCAGGCGAGGATCATCCTGAGTGCTATCAGAACAATCTTCCTGTGGAAACTGATCCTATGCAAGATTGGAATCAACCTTACCATACACCTCCTCAGGATGACATGCCCGAGGACAGTAGAGATGCTGATGACTTATTGGGGGAGTCTTCGCCTGGTTTTGATGTTCTTGTGGCCAATGATGCAGATGCTGGTGCTTATATGCACGACCCTGACGATTTTGGAAGGGATATATATCCAGTAGAAGATTATGAATATGCTCCGGCTGATTTTGAAATCCAGCCTCATCATGAAAGAGAGCTATTCAACGGAATGGGTGAGCAAGGACCGATCGGACAAATGTATGATGGCTATGACAGGAAACGTCGTAGAACATCTTCTGAGAGGAACTTGGACAGACCTTCCTATTCAGAAAGGAGGTCTCGGCAGAGAGAGACTGGTCCTGTCGAGATAGATGGATCAGATTTACGTCACCGGCTCCGCAGGAGAAAAATAAATGGGTCTCCTGGCATCAGCCCAGAACGCAGTGGAGAGTCGCGTCGGAGGGATGACCGCTACAGGGAAAGGGCATATGATGGTCACCGTACACACAGAGATCGCCATCAGGGCCCTCGAGGGAGCACCCTAAGCTCCCGTCTGCAAGGCAGAATAAAGCTTCCTGGAAGATCACCTGATAGAGTAGATGCTCGCTCCGAGAG
This window harbors:
- the LOC119357037 gene encoding zinc finger CCCH domain-containing protein 32-like is translated as MEADGAAPAEAKPLTPEEEALRRNTDCVYFLASPLTCKKGNQCDFRHSEGARMNPRDCYYWLNGNCLNPKCSFRHPPIDGMFGASTPGIPAVSSHYAAYNSGKQMVPCYYFQKGNCIKGDKCPFSHGPQPAGNNPLEQVAKVSSFPLEQPQTQKNEFLGVKEFAQTNHLIQQGGPISDDRSKSVNRAAGNFARTAAAAIPAELASSAVKSLPKSGSVQNSMPAVNKGFRTSSGEDHPECYQNNLPVETDPMQDWNQPYHTPPQDDMPEDSRDADDLLGESSPGFDVLVANDADAGAYMHDPDDFGRDIYPVEDYEYAPADFEIQPHHERELFNGMGEQGPIGQMYDGYDRKRRRTSSERNLDRPSYSERRSRQRETGPVEIDGSDLRHRLRRRKINGSPGISPERSGESRRRDDRYRERAYDGHRTHRDRHQGPRGSTLSSRLQGRIKLPGRSPDRVDARSERERDRRQLRDRLSPVVPMDIQGGRHREAGHHQERIRQRSSERASSARIADGKHSRRNVTDSLNFASRKDFGPESRKANGSVQSEASLDFEGPTPLSVILQRKRQAACGNGNGSSAHNVKEDKSATVSHRQAESLVEAEKEGYDNTISSEECKSRSGDEEYKEEGQVPASSSHGDKAEAEDMIEVENQEADNYEQRQGESEYEATEGYEYKSEDENAYQDDEEEFEDDDDFARKVGVVFS